In Drosophila simulans strain w501 chromosome X, Prin_Dsim_3.1, whole genome shotgun sequence, one DNA window encodes the following:
- the LOC27207613 gene encoding TNF receptor-associated factor 3 isoform X3, with amino-acid sequence MRLQEHLIHCGQVLEECPNGCQAFIPRIRMRSHLKECPRNQHNLSSQQRMSVSMDRLDRQSDQRLLVIEQDVGTIRSVLNEEIRQRLHLITDVGNIRKQNQVVEDWTRETEKAMDDLRRQMEEETNRKAFAIEQNQLDVQYCCDITQSLKEQVESRLDEAQKLVNQLSADVTYHQNQLNDNILKLEELIFENERLNREKFFQIEEFLQQINEDIKTKLGNSDYVTSKQATLDYEVKNVKNIVCETEERCDKLDRALHQTMQNISDLETQMAMQQRIASVQNIRGHLIWRIKDYSKKLEESKQYDTILHSAMFSNKAFGYALRLDIYLNGKGTWKGRNMIACLNVLSGEYDPLLAWPCRLQAEIIIRDQCTNAADAEDYVKTIFVRKKSDDFIQSNQYFHIPHKVITSRNYLRNDSMFIEVRVLK; translated from the exons AGGCCTTCATCCCACGCATCCGGATGCGATCCCATCTGAAGGAGTGTCCACGCAACCAGCACAATCTGAGCAGCCAGCAGCGCATGAGTGTCAGCATGGATCGCCTGGATAGGCAGTCGGATCAGCGTCTCCTGGTCATCGAACAGGACGTGGGCACCATACGGTCCGTTCTCAACGAGGAGATACGACAGCGCTTGCATCTCATCACCGATGTGGGCAACATACGGAAGCAGAACCAGGTCGTCGAGGATTGGACCCGTGAAACGGAGAAGGCGATGGACGATCTGCGCCGCCAGATGGAGGAGGAAACCAATCGGAAGGCATTTGCCATCGAACAGAACCAGCTGGATGTCCAGTACTGCTGTGATATCACACAG TCCTTGAAGGAGCAAGTGGAGTCCAGGCTGGATGAGGCCCAAAAGCTGGTCAACCAGCTCTCGGCGGACGTGACCTATCACCAGAATCAGCTGAACGACAATATCCtgaagctggaggagctgatCTTTGAGAACGAGCGGCTCAACAGGGAGAAGTTCTTTCAGATCGAGGAGTTCCTGCAGCAGATCAATGAGGATATCAAAACGAAGCTGGGCAACAGTGACTATGTGACGTCGAAGCAGGCCACCTTGGACTACGAGGTGAAGAATGTGAAGAACATTGTGTGCGAAACGGAGGAGCGTTGCGATAAATTGGATCGAGCACTTCACCAGACCATGCAGAATATATCGGACTTGGAGACGCAAATGGCCATGCAGCAGCGGATTGCCAGTGTCCAGAATATAAGGG GACACTTGATTTGGCGCATCAAGGATTACTCGAAAAAACTGGAAGAGTCCAAGCAGTACGACACCATTCTCCACAGCGCCATGTTCTCCAATAAAGCCTTTGGCTATGCTCTACGG CTGGATATATACTTGAATGGCAAGGGCACCTGGAAGGGCAGGAACATGATCGCCTGCTTGAACGTTCTATCCGGGGAGTACGATCCCCTACTGGCCTGGCCCTGCCGCCTCCAGGCCGAGATCATCATCCGGGATCAGTGCACGAATGCGGCAGACGCCGAGGATTATGTGAAGACCATCTTTGTGCGCAAGAAGAGCGATGATTTTATCCAGAGCAACCAGTACTTTCATATACCACACAAGGTGATCACCAGTCGCAACTATCTTCGCAACGATTCCATGTTCATCGAGGTTCGAGTTTTGAAATAA
- the LOC27207613 gene encoding TNF receptor-associated factor 3 isoform X2 — translation MRSHLKECPRNQHNLSSQQRMSVSMDRLDRQSDQRLLVIEQDVGTIRSVLNEEIRQRLHLITDVGNIRKQNQVVEDWTRETEKAMDDLRRQMEEETNRKAFAIEQNQLDVQYCCDITQSLKEQVESRLDEAQKLVNQLSADVTYHQNQLNDNILKLEELIFENERLNREKFFQIEEFLQQINEDIKTKLGNSDYVTSKQATLDYEVKNVKNIVCETEERCDKLDRALHQTMQNISDLETQMAMQQRIASVQNIRGHLIWRIKDYSKKLEESKQYDTILHSAMFSNKAFGYALRLDIYLNGKGTWKGRNMIACLNVLSGEYDPLLAWPCRLQAEIIIRDQCTNAADAEDYVKTIFVRKKSDDFIQSNQYFHIPHKVITSRNYLRNDSMFIEVRVLK, via the exons ATGCGATCCCATCTGAAGGAGTGTCCACGCAACCAGCACAATCTGAGCAGCCAGCAGCGCATGAGTGTCAGCATGGATCGCCTGGATAGGCAGTCGGATCAGCGTCTCCTGGTCATCGAACAGGACGTGGGCACCATACGGTCCGTTCTCAACGAGGAGATACGACAGCGCTTGCATCTCATCACCGATGTGGGCAACATACGGAAGCAGAACCAGGTCGTCGAGGATTGGACCCGTGAAACGGAGAAGGCGATGGACGATCTGCGCCGCCAGATGGAGGAGGAAACCAATCGGAAGGCATTTGCCATCGAACAGAACCAGCTGGATGTCCAGTACTGCTGTGATATCACACAG TCCTTGAAGGAGCAAGTGGAGTCCAGGCTGGATGAGGCCCAAAAGCTGGTCAACCAGCTCTCGGCGGACGTGACCTATCACCAGAATCAGCTGAACGACAATATCCtgaagctggaggagctgatCTTTGAGAACGAGCGGCTCAACAGGGAGAAGTTCTTTCAGATCGAGGAGTTCCTGCAGCAGATCAATGAGGATATCAAAACGAAGCTGGGCAACAGTGACTATGTGACGTCGAAGCAGGCCACCTTGGACTACGAGGTGAAGAATGTGAAGAACATTGTGTGCGAAACGGAGGAGCGTTGCGATAAATTGGATCGAGCACTTCACCAGACCATGCAGAATATATCGGACTTGGAGACGCAAATGGCCATGCAGCAGCGGATTGCCAGTGTCCAGAATATAAGGG GACACTTGATTTGGCGCATCAAGGATTACTCGAAAAAACTGGAAGAGTCCAAGCAGTACGACACCATTCTCCACAGCGCCATGTTCTCCAATAAAGCCTTTGGCTATGCTCTACGG CTGGATATATACTTGAATGGCAAGGGCACCTGGAAGGGCAGGAACATGATCGCCTGCTTGAACGTTCTATCCGGGGAGTACGATCCCCTACTGGCCTGGCCCTGCCGCCTCCAGGCCGAGATCATCATCCGGGATCAGTGCACGAATGCGGCAGACGCCGAGGATTATGTGAAGACCATCTTTGTGCGCAAGAAGAGCGATGATTTTATCCAGAGCAACCAGTACTTTCATATACCACACAAGGTGATCACCAGTCGCAACTATCTTCGCAACGATTCCATGTTCATCGAGGTTCGAGTTTTGAAATAA
- the LOC6726136 gene encoding annexin B11 isoform X1 encodes MYPFGSGMPSHPPTSTNHHEPPRAPFGAGWVPPMQQNSPYPPPSQPHPHSQPSSQMHPQQHQQYPGGAPAPYPPMTAPYPSAAPSYPPYPTSNPYPAQYAPPAHNHYQQPHVSNSPYPADRGYTPAMTAGYDAGYGYGNGQGHGQGHGHGHGHGHGHGHGQGHDHGHGYGQGYGHGQGHGNGQGHAHRSLPAHREGTPTVVPAANFDAVKDAHDLRKAMKGFGTDEDALINIICRRSNEQRQEIQRQFKTHFGKDLIEDIKSETSGNFEKLLVGLLRPIVDYYCAELNDAMAGLGTDEEVLIEILCTLSNMEINTIKNQYLRLYGAHLESELKSETSGNFKRLLTSLCTAARDESGRVDPVAAKNDARELLKAGELRVGTDESMFNMILCQRNYQQLKLIFQEYEGMTGHSLEKAIKKEFSGDVMEGLIAIYRCVTNKAEYFASRLHKAMAGIGTNDTQLIRVIITRSEIDMTDIKVAFERLYGKSLKSWIKGDTSGHYKHALYALVGEQRSS; translated from the exons ATGTATCCCTTC GGTTCTGGAATGCCATCGCACCCCCCTACCTCCACTAACCACCACGAGCCGCCACGGGCGCCCTTTGGAGCTGGTTGGGTGCCACCGATGCAGCAGAACTCGCCATACCCACCACCCTCCcagccacacccacactcacaGCCATCGTCCCAAATGCATCctcagcagcatcagcaataTCCAGGCGGAGCTCCAGCTCCGTATCCACCTATGACGGCACCGTACCCGTCCGCCGCCCCATCCTATCCACCTTATCCCACATCGAATCCCTATCCGGCACAATACGCTCCTCCAGCGCACAATCATTATCAGCAGCCACATGTTTCGAACAGTCCCTATCCCGCGGATCGTGGATACACACCAGCCATGACAGCCGGATATGATGCGGGCTATGGCTACGGAAACGGACAAGGACATGGAcaaggacatggacatggacatggacatggacatgggcACGGACATGGGCAAGGACATGATCATGGGCATGGATATGGGCAGGGCTATGGGCATGGACAGGGGCATGGGAATGGTCAGGGGCACGCGCATCGGTCACTCCCAGCTCACAGAGAG GGAACTCCCACTGTGGTGCCTGCCGCAAACTTCGATGCCGTCAAGGATGCCCACGACTTGCGCAAGGCCATGAAGGGCTTTGGAACAGATGAGGACGCTCTGATTAACATCATCTGCCGGCGATCCAACGAGCAGCGCCAGGAGATCCAGCGCCAGTTCAAGACGCACTTCGGCAAGGACCTCATCGAGGACATCAAGTCGGAGACGAGCGGCAACTTTGAAAAGCTCCTCGTCGGCCTGCTGCGTCCCATCGTGGACTACTACTGCGCCGAGCTAAACGATGCCATGGCTGGTCTGGGCACCGACGAGGAGGTCCTCATCGAGATCCTCTGCACGCTGTCCAACATGGAGATCAATACGATCAAAAACCAGTACTTACGAT TGTACGGCGCCCATTTGGAGTCTGAACTGAAGTCGGAGACGTCGGGCAACTTCAAGCGGCTGCTCACCTCCTTGTGCACGGCGGCGCGGGATGAGAGTGGTCGCGTGGATCCCGTGGCGGCCAAGAACGATGCCAGGGAGCTACTGAAAGCCGGCGAACTGCGCGTCGGCACCGATGAGAGCATGTTCAACATGATTCTCTGCCAGAGGAACTACCAGCAATTGAAACTG ATATTCCAAGAGTACGAGGGCATGACTGGCCACTCGCTGGAGAAGGCGATCAAGAAGGAGTTCTCCGGCGATGTGATGGAGGGCCTGATTGCCATCTACAGGTGCGTCACCAACAAGGCCGAATACTTCGCTTCGCGCCTGCACAAGGCGATGGCCGGAATCGGCACCAATGACACCCAGTTGATCCGTGTGATCATCACGCGCAGCGAG ATTGATATGACGGACATTAAGGTGGCCTTCGAACGTCTGTACGGCAAGTCCCTCAAGAGCTGGATCAAg GGCGATACTTCGGGCCACTACAAGCACGCCCTCTACGCCCTGGTGGGTGAACAGCGTTCCTCTTAA
- the LOC6726136 gene encoding annexin B11 isoform X2, with amino-acid sequence MYPFGTPTVVPAANFDAVKDAHDLRKAMKGFGTDEDALINIICRRSNEQRQEIQRQFKTHFGKDLIEDIKSETSGNFEKLLVGLLRPIVDYYCAELNDAMAGLGTDEEVLIEILCTLSNMEINTIKNQYLRLYGAHLESELKSETSGNFKRLLTSLCTAARDESGRVDPVAAKNDARELLKAGELRVGTDESMFNMILCQRNYQQLKLIFQEYEGMTGHSLEKAIKKEFSGDVMEGLIAIYRCVTNKAEYFASRLHKAMAGIGTNDTQLIRVIITRSEIDMTDIKVAFERLYGKSLKSWIKGDTSGHYKHALYALVGEQRSS; translated from the exons ATGTATCCCTTC GGAACTCCCACTGTGGTGCCTGCCGCAAACTTCGATGCCGTCAAGGATGCCCACGACTTGCGCAAGGCCATGAAGGGCTTTGGAACAGATGAGGACGCTCTGATTAACATCATCTGCCGGCGATCCAACGAGCAGCGCCAGGAGATCCAGCGCCAGTTCAAGACGCACTTCGGCAAGGACCTCATCGAGGACATCAAGTCGGAGACGAGCGGCAACTTTGAAAAGCTCCTCGTCGGCCTGCTGCGTCCCATCGTGGACTACTACTGCGCCGAGCTAAACGATGCCATGGCTGGTCTGGGCACCGACGAGGAGGTCCTCATCGAGATCCTCTGCACGCTGTCCAACATGGAGATCAATACGATCAAAAACCAGTACTTACGAT TGTACGGCGCCCATTTGGAGTCTGAACTGAAGTCGGAGACGTCGGGCAACTTCAAGCGGCTGCTCACCTCCTTGTGCACGGCGGCGCGGGATGAGAGTGGTCGCGTGGATCCCGTGGCGGCCAAGAACGATGCCAGGGAGCTACTGAAAGCCGGCGAACTGCGCGTCGGCACCGATGAGAGCATGTTCAACATGATTCTCTGCCAGAGGAACTACCAGCAATTGAAACTG ATATTCCAAGAGTACGAGGGCATGACTGGCCACTCGCTGGAGAAGGCGATCAAGAAGGAGTTCTCCGGCGATGTGATGGAGGGCCTGATTGCCATCTACAGGTGCGTCACCAACAAGGCCGAATACTTCGCTTCGCGCCTGCACAAGGCGATGGCCGGAATCGGCACCAATGACACCCAGTTGATCCGTGTGATCATCACGCGCAGCGAG ATTGATATGACGGACATTAAGGTGGCCTTCGAACGTCTGTACGGCAAGTCCCTCAAGAGCTGGATCAAg GGCGATACTTCGGGCCACTACAAGCACGCCCTCTACGCCCTGGTGGGTGAACAGCGTTCCTCTTAA